The following are from one region of the Sulfurimicrobium lacus genome:
- a CDS encoding type II toxin-antitoxin system RelE/ParE family toxin codes for MITIAEVPEYIRQAEKLLSEAERQDVLSYLAAHPKSGDLIEGTGGIRKLRWGRGGLGKSGGVRVIYYYHSESMPLYLITLFAKNEQDNLSKAERNALAKLVDMLVAAWIER; via the coding sequence ATGATCACGATTGCCGAAGTGCCGGAATACATCCGCCAGGCGGAAAAACTCTTGAGCGAAGCGGAGCGGCAAGACGTCTTGAGCTATCTTGCTGCGCATCCGAAATCCGGCGACCTGATCGAAGGCACCGGCGGCATTCGCAAGTTGCGCTGGGGCCGGGGCGGACTCGGAAAGAGCGGCGGGGTACGAGTGATTTACTACTACCACAGCGAGTCGATGCCGCTCTACTTGATAACGCTGTTCGCCAAGAATGAACAGGACAATTTGAGCAAGGCCGAGCGCAACGCGTTGGCGAAGCTGGTGGATATGCTGGTTGCAGCATGGATTGAGAGGTGA
- a CDS encoding helix-turn-helix domain-containing protein — MGTTFDSIARGLNEAVEHARGKKVAVKTYKPEMVDVSALRQRMGMTQEQFAARFGFSVATLRHWERGDRSPHGASLVLLNVIDRAPDAVQAALN, encoded by the coding sequence ATGGGAACGACTTTTGACAGTATTGCGCGCGGTTTGAATGAAGCCGTGGAACATGCCAGGGGCAAGAAAGTTGCCGTTAAAACATACAAGCCGGAGATGGTGGATGTTTCTGCCTTGCGGCAACGTATGGGCATGACGCAGGAGCAATTCGCTGCGCGCTTCGGATTTTCCGTTGCAACGCTGCGGCACTGGGAGCGCGGAGATCGTTCGCCGCATGGCGCGTCGCTGGTGTTGCTGAATGTGATCGATCGCGCACCGGATGCGGTGCAGGCGGCATTGAACTAA
- a CDS encoding B12-binding domain-containing radical SAM protein — protein sequence MRITLVHPAGFNFVPGQPDFSVLANRMVPIGILTLAAWLEKHGHPTAVHDCLGPHSPPGIEANAAAILATEPEMVGFSATTSAFMDAVEISVCLKKKRPDLRIVYGNVHVSSIGAPLLDHFPEIDYLVIGEGEGSMLDLADGKAPGDIPNLVYRANGRNVSNPRRARILDLDELPFPAYEKLKGFPEGYHLPLFSYEKRWGGTMVTSRGCPYTCSFCDRTVFERLYKYNSAQYIYDHMKHLRDNFGVYHINFYDDLFTAQKKRVTELCQLLIDRPLGMHFNCAIRTGHTSDEMLALLKKAGALMVSMGIESADAEMMERHKAGVTLAAVKKTVEQIHAAGLRAKGLFIFGMPGETPETVKVTSDFILSLDLDEMNMTKFSPLYGAPIWDECKNGSGEFNEDWRLMNCLNFVYLPEGFSSREEMDALYNWHVRRFYDSKGYRRRFARRLWEHRWSLWHLVKNLPRVIQAMRYFSANQKQLEAIRKNFPLHPRQPQSLEPLLGPELRIAPKAVKITAGPSTP from the coding sequence TGCCGATCGGCATCCTCACCCTGGCCGCCTGGCTGGAAAAGCACGGCCACCCCACCGCAGTACACGACTGCCTCGGGCCGCACTCCCCGCCCGGCATCGAAGCCAACGCCGCAGCCATCCTGGCGACCGAGCCGGAGATGGTGGGCTTTTCCGCCACCACATCGGCGTTCATGGACGCGGTCGAGATCTCCGTCTGCCTCAAGAAAAAACGCCCCGACCTCAGGATCGTGTACGGCAACGTCCACGTTTCCTCCATCGGCGCGCCGCTGCTCGACCATTTCCCGGAAATCGACTACCTGGTGATCGGCGAGGGCGAAGGCTCCATGCTGGATCTGGCCGACGGCAAGGCGCCCGGCGACATCCCCAACCTGGTCTACCGCGCAAATGGGCGCAACGTCTCCAACCCGCGCCGCGCCCGCATCCTCGACCTGGACGAGCTGCCTTTCCCGGCCTACGAAAAGCTCAAGGGCTTCCCCGAAGGCTACCACCTGCCGCTGTTCTCCTACGAAAAGCGCTGGGGCGGCACCATGGTCACCTCGCGCGGCTGCCCCTACACCTGCTCGTTCTGCGACCGCACCGTGTTCGAGCGGCTGTACAAGTACAACTCCGCGCAGTACATCTACGACCACATGAAGCACCTGCGCGACAACTTCGGCGTCTACCACATCAACTTCTACGACGACCTCTTCACCGCCCAGAAAAAGCGCGTCACCGAACTGTGCCAGCTGCTCATCGACCGGCCGCTCGGCATGCACTTCAACTGCGCCATCCGCACCGGCCACACCTCGGACGAGATGCTGGCGCTGCTGAAAAAAGCCGGGGCATTGATGGTCTCCATGGGCATCGAGTCCGCCGACGCGGAGATGATGGAACGCCACAAGGCCGGTGTTACGCTGGCGGCGGTGAAGAAAACGGTCGAACAGATTCACGCCGCCGGCCTGCGCGCCAAGGGCCTGTTCATTTTCGGCATGCCGGGCGAAACCCCGGAAACGGTGAAGGTCACCAGCGACTTCATCCTCTCGCTCGACCTCGACGAGATGAACATGACCAAGTTCAGCCCCCTTTACGGCGCGCCCATCTGGGACGAATGCAAGAACGGCAGCGGCGAGTTCAACGAAGACTGGCGGCTGATGAACTGCCTCAATTTCGTCTACCTGCCTGAAGGGTTTTCCTCGCGCGAGGAAATGGACGCGCTCTACAACTGGCACGTGCGGCGCTTCTACGACAGCAAGGGCTATCGCCGCCGCTTCGCACGAAGGCTATGGGAACACCGCTGGAGCTTGTGGCACCTGGTGAAGAACCTGCCGCGCGTGATCCAGGCCATGCGCTACTTCAGCGCCAACCAGAAACAGCTCGAAGCCATCCGCAAGAACTTCCCGCTCCACCCCCGCCAGCCGCAAAGCCTCGAACCCCTGCTGGGGCCGGAACTGCGCATTGCGCCGAAAGCGGTGAAGATTACCGCCGGGCCAAGCACGCCTTAG